In a single window of the Anguilla rostrata isolate EN2019 chromosome 6, ASM1855537v3, whole genome shotgun sequence genome:
- the rmnd1 gene encoding required for meiotic nuclear division protein 1 homolog, whose product MAIKITRNSLWLLKNLDKSFGRPTGFNQLPCCLRPKLASLQNPSLTERGRACFTDARSDVCLRAPCRRQYSDPFKNCRLRWDRRLFWGQQYVLGSAVHRTVCVATKVPNRFYSAAAAMPVAKKSPLPGKRAPKGPRTKQPSRSNQPSPNMDTDMMQCIAFATADQYVLPTLSHELSAHGFLEMTDLPRDASNVLVMGTEMGSKANDCALMFFFREGSVVFWNVEEKTMKNVMRILEHHEVNPYEVALVHWENEEINYTLGEGNSKLHRGNFLLNCELDQDQAVLEKFAFSNALSLSVKLAIWEVSLDNFVESIQSIPEMLKSGKRVKLSRAEVMQKIGELFALRHCINLSSDLLLTPDFYWDRENLEQLYDKTCQFLSINRRVKVMNEKLQHCTELTDLMRNYLSEKHGLRLEWMIVILITIEVMFELARVIF is encoded by the exons ATGGCTATCAAGATCACCAGGAACTCGCTGTGGTTGCTGAAGAATCTGGATAAGAGTTTTGGCAGACCGACTGGATTTAATCAGTTACCTTGTTGCCTCAGACCCAAGCTAGCAAGCCTGCAGAACCCGTCTCTGACGGAGAGAGGCCGTGCTTGCTTCACCGATGCGCGCAGTGACGTCTGTCTACGCGCACCTTGTCGGAGACAGTACTCTGATCCTTTTAAGAACTGTCGTTTAAGATGGGACAGACGATTGTTTTGGGGGCAGCAATATGTTCTTGGTTCAGCGGTACACAGGACAGTCTGTGTGGCCACGAAAGTGCCAAATCGGTTCTACTCGGCCGCTGCCGCCATGCCAGTCGCAAAAAAGTCGCCGTTGCCAGGGAAACGGGCGCCCAAAGGACCCAGGACCAAGCAGCCGTCTCGATCCAACCAGCCCTCGCCTAATATGGACACG GACATGATGCAATGCATTGCTTTTGCCACTGCGGACCAGTACGTCTTGCCGACTCTCAGCCACGAGCTGTCAGCCCATGGGTTTTTAGAAATGACAGATTTGCCTAGAg ATGCTTCCAATGTCCTTGTTATGGGGACAGAAATGGGTTCTAAGGCTAATGACTGTGCACTGATGTTTTTCTTCAG GGAGGGGTCTGTTGTCTTCTGGAATGTAGAGGAGAAAACG ATGAAAAACGTGATGAGGATCTTGGAGCATCACGAGGTGAACCCGTATGAAGTAGCCCTGGTTCACTGGGAGAATGAGGAGATCAACTACACACTGGGGGA gggaAACTCGAAGCTGCACCGTGGGAACTTCCTGCTCAACTGTGAGCTGGATCAGGACCAGGCCGTGCTGGAGAAGTTCGCCTTCTCCAACGCTCTCTCCCTGTCAG TGAAATTGGCCATATGGGAAGTGTCGCTGGACAATTTCGTGGAGTCCATTCAGTCCATCCCTGAG atgcTGAAATCTGGAAAAAGGGTGAAGCTTTCTCGAGCAGAGGTGATGCAGAAAATCGGAGAGCTCTTCGCGCTGAG GCACTGCATAAACCTGAGCTCTGACCTGCTCCTCACACCCGACTTCTACTGGGACCGGGAGAACCTGGAGCAGCTCTACGACAAGACCTGCCAGTTCCTCAGCATCAACCGGCGGGTCAAG GTGATGAACGAGAAGCTGCAGCACTGCACGGAGCTCACCGACCTGATGCGCAACTACCTGAGCGAGAAGCACGGCCTGCGCCTGGAGTGGATGATCGTCATCCTCATCACCATCGAG GTGATGTTTGAACTTGCCAGAGTGATCTTTTAA
- the zbtb2b gene encoding zinc finger and BTB domain-containing protein 2b, whose protein sequence is MELSNHGLILLQQLNAQREFGFLCDCTVAIGDVFFKAHKAVLAAFSNYFRMLFIHQDSDCVRLKPGDIQPDIFSYLLNLMYTGKLAPQLIDPLRLEQGVKFLHAYPLLQEASLATQASFSHPEQSLPLSTSLYGIQIADQQGATTTATATATTTTAAISRLSGRRQPSPSFDLSDGKFGVGSGATGEPKPAQSLFEAEPSTSGFPLAGEEPGPGPGPDAPGDDPPAATTILHVKPSIMKRNSSFRKHYTCHMCGSRFGQRGALREHLLHHAQALLPEASLGVTPMETGPAPETSVTAATMTTMTTEEQPPSHVGVVDPASDSEQQAATDSPRADGPQSQAETPPPSDIADIDNLETADLEREVKRRKYECSTCGRKFIQKSHWREHMYIHTGKPFKCSACGKSFCRANQAARHVCLNQSAESYTMVDKQSMELCSSEDSSQMEALFLASGRPYKCNVCEMTFSSPNEVIKHLCFAQAAALQGDELPKDEGSRDSSSAGPLLTSIKTEEILVE, encoded by the exons ATGGAGCTGTCCAACCATGGCCTTatcctcctgcagcagctcaaCGCTCAGAGGGAGTTCGGGTTCCTGTGCGATTGCACGGTGGCCATCGGGGACGTCTTCTTCAAGGCGCACAAGGCCGTCCTCGCCGCCTTCTCCAACTACTTCAGAATGCTCTTCATACACCAGGACAG CGACTGCGTGCGACTGAAACCGGGGGACATCCAGCCGGACATCTTCAGCTACCTCCTGAACCTGATGTACACGGGCAAGCTGGCGCCCCAGCTCATCGACCCGCTGCGCCTGGAGCAGGGCGTCAAGTTCCTGCACGCCTACCCCCTGCTGCAGGAGGCCAGCCTGGCCACCCAGGCCTCCTTCTCGCACCCGGAGCAGAGCCTCCCGCTGTCCACCTCCCTGTACGGCATCCAGATCgccgaccagcagggggcgaccaccaccgccaccgccaccgccaccaccaccacggcgGCCATTAGCCGGCTGTCGGGCCGCCGGCAGCCGTCCCCGTCCTTCGACCTGTCGGACGGCAAGTTCGGGGTCGGCTCCGGCGCCACCGGCGAGCCCAAACCGGCGCAGTCGCTCTTCGAGGCCGAGCCCTCCACCAGCGGCTTCCCGCTGGCCGGGGAGGagcccggccccggccccggcccggACGCGCCCGGGGACGACCCGCCGGCCGCCACCACCATCCTGCACGTCAAGCCCAGCATCATGAAGCGGAACTCGTCCTTCCGCAAGCACTACACCTGCCACATGTGCGGCAGCCGCTTCGGCCAGCGCGGCGCGCTGCGCGAGCACCTGCTCCACCACGCCCAGGCCCTGCTGCCCGAGGCCAGCCTGGGCGTCACGCCCATGGAgacgggccccgcccccgagaCCTCGGTAACCGCGGCGACCATGACGACCATGACGACGGAGGAGCAGCCCCCCTCGCACGTGGGCGTGGTCGACCCGGCCAGCGACAGCGAGCAGCAGGCCGCCACCGACTCGCCGCGGGCGGACGGGCCGCAGTCCCAGGCGGAGACGCCGCCGCCCTCCGACATCGCCGACATCGACAACCTGGAGACGGCCGACCTGGAGCGCGAGGTGAAGCGGCGCAAGTACGAGTGCTCCACCTGCGGCCGCAAGTTCATCCAGAAGAGCCACTGGCGCGAGCACATGTACATCCACACGGGCAAGCCCTTCAAGTGCAGCGCCTGCGGCAAGAGCTTCTGCCGCGCCAACCAGGCCGCCCGCCACGTCTGCCTCAACCAGAGCGCCGAGTCCTACACCATGGTGGACAAGCAGAGCATGGAGCTGTGCTCCAGCGAGGACAGCTCGCAGATGGAGGCGCTCTTCCTGGCCTCCGGCCGGCCGTACAAGTGCAACGTGTGCGAGATGACCTTCTCCAGCCCCAACGAGGTCATCAAGCACCTGTGCTTCGCCCAGGCCGCCGCCCTGCAGGGCGACGAGCTGCCCAAGGACGAGGGGTCCAGGGACTCCTCCAGCGCCGGGCCCCTGCTCACGTCCATTAAGACTGAGGAGATCCTAGTCGAATAG
- the armt1 gene encoding damage-control phosphatase ARMT1, with amino-acid sequence MANQVTLRGVPESLSAKFVGTFAYLTVRDRLPTILTKVIDTIHRNKNKFFEEHGEEGVQAEKRAISFLSKLRNELQTDKPVLALTDDGVDTDMWNQYLQRQQSLMDENESPSWFKSPWLYMECYMYRRIQESIRLNPPICDFDVFRAAKTQSYFESQQAIIAICTYLQGLNKNMNDFSEEQLMGQFLKLLQVSLWGNKCDLSISAGQENSQKSSPVEALEDLKSFILVDDSHLVWSALTGGKTPGGSGKPQGRVDIVLDNAGFELVTDLVFADFLVSSGLAGQVHFHGKSMPWFVSDTTREDFSWTIRQTMAANHKWMSKSGAQWQRYVKDGTWCYHDHPFWTLPHEFCDMAADAPDLYAALQEADLVLFKGDLNYRKLTSDRDWAHTETFERALRGFQPAPLCSLRTLKANVQVGLRPDQGESLTAREPNWMTSGVYAVIQFSSHHREQ; translated from the exons ATGGCGAACCAAGTGACGCTTCGCGGAGTTCCAGAGTCTCTCTCTGCAAAATTTGTGGG AACGTTTGCGTACTTGACAGTAAGGGACAGACTGCCAACCATTCTTACTAAAGTCATTGACACCATCCAccgaaacaaaaacaaattctttGAAGAACACGGGGAG GAAGGCGTCCAGGCCGAAAAGAGGGCAATCTCTTTCCTCTCCAAACTTCGTAACGagctgcagacagacaaaccGGTGCTGGCCCTGACTGACGATGGCGTGGACACGGACATGTGGAACCAGTACCTGCAACGGCAGCAGAGCCTAATGGATGAGAACGAGTCGCCGAGCTGGTTCAAGTCACCGTGGCTGTACATGGAGTGCTACATGTACAGAAGGATTCAAGAATCTATACGTCTAAA tccCCCGATCTGTGATTTTGATGTGTTCAGAGCAGCCAAAACGCAAAGCTACTTTGAGTCTCAACAGGCCATAATAGCGATTTGTACGTATCTCCAAGgactgaataaaaacatgaacGACTTCTCTGAGGAGCAGCTTATGGGCCAGTTTCTGAAACTGCTGCAG GTCTCCTTGTGGGGAAACAAGTGCGATCTCTCCATCTCGGCGGGTCAGGAGAACTCTCAGAAGTCCAGTCCTGTGGAGGCCCTGGAGGATCTGAAGTCCTTCATCCTGGTGGACGACTCACACCTGGTCTGGTCCGCCTTGACGGGCGGCAAGACCCCAGGAGGGTCGGGGAAGCCGCAGGGAAGAGTGGACATCGTCCTGGACAACGCGGGCTTCGAGCTCGTCACCGACCTCGTCTTCGCCGACTTCCTGGTCTCCTCCGGCCTGGCCGGACAGGTCCACTTCCACGGGAAGTCCATGCCGTGGTTCGTCTCCGACACCACGCGGGAGGATTTCAGCTGGACCATAAGGCAGACCATGGCGGCCAATCACAAGTGGATGTCGAAGAGCGGCGCCCAGTGGCAGCGCTACGTGAAGGACGGCACCTGGTGTTACCACGACCACCCTTTCTGGACCCTACCCCACGAGTTCTGCGACATGGCCGCCGACGCCCCCGACCTCTACGCCGCTCTTCAGGAGGCGGACCTCGTTCTCTTCAAGGGCGACCTCAACTACAGGAAGCTGACGAGCGACAGGGACTGGGCGCACACCGAAACCTTCGAGAGGGCCCTGAGGGGGTTCCAGCCCGCCCCCCTGTGCAGTTTGAGGACCCTTAAGGCCAACGTCCAGGTGGGCCTCCGACCCGACCAAGGGGAGAGCCTGACCGCTCGAGAGCCCAACTGGATGACCAGTGGAGTGTACGCAGTGATACAGTTCTCCAGCCATCACAGAGAACAATAG